One Aegilops tauschii subsp. strangulata cultivar AL8/78 chromosome 7, Aet v6.0, whole genome shotgun sequence genomic window carries:
- the LOC109758714 gene encoding protein H2A.5-like, translating into MEEGEVVRKRMSLSFKAWLRFPVSRVGRYLKQGRYARRVAPQAAVYLTAVLEYLVAGAVAGKSGRSARAFGLGPTLRRLGASQARPVLELSGNAAKANKKKLITPRHLMLAIRNDGELSSLLAGVTIAHGGVVPNINPALLPKRTAARKADMESNWSNNNKAAAPNSLSPKKAAAGETISAAEETTTAAAEE; encoded by the exons ATGGAAGAAGGAGAAGTGGTGAGGAAACGCATGTCGCTATCCTTCAAGGCCTGGCTCAGGTTCCCGGTCAGCCGCGTCGGGCGGTACCTCAAGCAGGGCCGCTATGCGCGTCGCGTCGCGCCGCAAGCCGCCGTCTACCTCACCGCCGTCCTCGAGTACCTCGTCGCCGGGGCGGTCGCGGGTAAATCTGGACGCTCAGCTCGAGCTTTTGGGCTCGGCCCGACTTTGCGTCGGCTCGGAGCGAGTCAGGCTCGGCCC GTCCTCGAGTTGTCTGGCAACGCGGCCAAGGCCAACAAGAAGAAGCTCATCACCCCTCGCCACCTGATGCTCGCCATCCGCAACGACGGCGAGCTCAGCAGCCTGCTCGCCGGCGTCACCATCGCCCACGGCGGCGTCGTGCCCAACATCAACCCCGCGCTTCTCCCCAAGAGGACCGCCGCCCGCAAGGCCGACATGGAGTCCAACTGGTCCAACAACAACAAGGCCGCCGCCCCCAACTCCCTCTCCCCCAAGAAGGCCGCCGCCGGAGAGACCATCTCTGCCGCCGAGGAGACCACCACCGCTGCCGCCGAGGAGTAG